The DNA segment TCGGTCAGCAGTTTGTACTTGACCCGCTCAATATCACCGCGAATCCGCAAGGCCGGCTGCTGCCCGGAGACCAGGTGAAGGTCGGACGCCCCCTGGTCGTGCATCAATTTAAAAAACGCATCAATTTTCGCCATGAAACGCTCCCGCTGGCAAGGATTGAAAAGAGGGTTAAGGTTTCTTCCGGGCTTCAAACAAGCGCCGGATTTGCCCGTTGGGTGCAAAACGCCGATATTTAGACCGCTGGGGCGCGGGCTGCGCGGCCCAGGGCCGATACCGGCCCCGGCCCCCCGAAGGCAGCGGTCCGCGGACGGCGCGCAGGGGCGCCGCAGCGGCGACCCGTCCGGTTGACGGACGGATACGGCCTGCCGGGGGCAAAGGGTACTTAAGACATCGACAGCGGGATTAACTAGCTTGAGGGGAAAACGGCCTGACGTAAGGCCCACGGAAAGGACTGAACGGCGGCCGCGGCGAGAGACGGCCGCAACCGGCTAAGGCCGCTACCTGGAGCGGGTGAGAAACTTGAGTTTGGAATCATCCTGGTCCATGGCGCCCATTTTGGACTGCCCCATCTCGAGCAGCTTGGTGTGGGCCTCCAACACCGAGCGGATCTGCACCTCTATCTGCAGGCGCTGGCGTTTCAACTCGGCGATATCTTCATGCAGTTGGGCCAGGCGGTTGTGGGCCCCGTTGAGCAGCTTCTGGGCGTGCACCTGGGCCTCGGCGGTGATCAGCTCGGCCGCTTTGCGGGCGTTTGCCTTCATCTGCTCGAGGACTTTCTGGGAGTTGAGCATGGCCCGTTTGAAGCTTTCCTCGCGCTCGCGAGAGCCTTGAACATCCTCCTTGAGACGTCGGTTTTCCTCCTGGAGGCCCTTGTTTTCCTGGCCGATGGACTCGAAGGCGTCCGCCATCTTCTCGAGGAAGTTGTCAACCTCACGGACATCGAAGCCGCGAAAGCGCAGGCGAAATTGCTGCTGGGCGATTTCAAGGGGGGTGAT comes from the Desulfobacteraceae bacterium genome and includes:
- a CDS encoding DivIVA domain-containing protein; the encoded protein is MKITPLEIAQQQFRLRFRGFDVREVDNFLEKMADAFESIGQENKGLQEENRRLKEDVQGSREREESFKRAMLNSQKVLEQMKANARKAAELITAEAQVHAQKLLNGAHNRLAQLHEDIAELKRQRLQIEVQIRSVLEAHTKLLEMGQSKMGAMDQDDSKLKFLTRSR